Proteins from a genomic interval of Benincasa hispida cultivar B227 chromosome 7, ASM972705v1, whole genome shotgun sequence:
- the LOC120081686 gene encoding cytochrome P450 CYP749A22-like, producing the protein MECMIIIYISTFLFGCLLFCVIKLFFKLWWIPMSIQRFMRSQGIRGPSYKFIQGNTSDVYIKRMHAMATPMDLSHNILPRVMPSIYSWLSLYGRNNLQWFGFDAQLIITDPEMIKEVLHDRQKNFPKAKLQGHIHRIFGNGLVTAEGERWAKSRKIANFAFHGDSLKNMIPTMIECGDKMIEGWKNYEGKELDVFKEFKVYTLDVISHTAFGSSYQQGKDIFHILQELCELSIRNGYKIKLPVISKILKSKDDYEGKRLEKRMKDCFMEIIKAREEKLRNGEAEGYGNDFLGLLIKAKNDPETSQSISVEDIVDECKTFYFAGHETTNVLLTWTMFLLALHKEWQEEARNEVFKVFGDKNPTLEGLPKLRTMMIIINECLRLYPPAMSVARRVEKEVRLGSMVVPTTIMLTIPTVAVHHDTAFWGEDAHEFKPERFSEGVGKATESNLAAYIPFGLGPRSCVGMNFAMNEAKIAMSMILQRYSFSLSPAYAHMPVQLLTICPQNGVQVILNSITDHKV; encoded by the exons ATGGAGTGTATGATCATCATTTACATTTCAACATTTCTATTTGGGTGTCTTCTTTTTTGTGTCATCAAGCTATTTTTCAAACTATGGTGGATTCCCATGAGTATTCAGAGGTTCATGAGGTCACAAGGGATTCGAGGTCCTTCTTATAAGTTCATCCAAGGCAATACCAGTGATGTTTATATCAAAAGAATGCACGCCATGGCTACACCCATGGACCTTTCCCATAACATTCTCCCCAGAGTTATGCCTAGTATTTACTCTTGGCTCAGCCTTTACG GGAGGAACAATCTTCAGTGGTTTGGATTTGATGCTCAGTTGATCATTACAGACCCTGAGATGATCAAGGAGGTGCTCCATGATCGACAAAAGAACTTCCCAAAAGCAAAACTCCAAGGCCACATCCATAGAATTTTTGGAAATGGACTTGTCACAGCAGAGGGTGAAAGATGGGCTAAGTCCAGGAAAATAGCTAACTTTGCTTTCCATGGAGACAGCCTCAAA AACATGATCCCAACCATGATTGAGTGTGGTGATAAGATGATTGAAGGAtggaagaattatgaagggaaaGAATTGGATgtgttcaaagaattcaaagtATACACTTTGGATGTCATTTCTCATACTGCTTTTGGGAGTAGTTACCAACAAGGAAAGGATATCTTCCACATACTACAAGAGCTTTGCGAGCTATCAATCAGAAATGGATACAAAATTAAGCTACCTGTAATTAG TAAGATTTTGAAATCCAAAGATGATTATGAAGGAAAAAGGCTTGAAAAGAGAATGAAAGATTGCTTCATGGAAATCATCAAAGCCAGAGAAGAGAAGTTGAGGAATGGTGAAGCAGAAGGGTATGGGAATGATTTTCTGGGATTGTTAATAAAGGCAAAGAATGACCCTGAAACATCACAGAGCATTTCTGTGGAAGATATCGTGGATGAATGCAAGACATTTTACTTTGCTGGACATGAGACCACCAATGTTTTGCTGACTTGGACTATGTTTCTTCTGGCATTGCATAAAGAATGGCAAGAGGAAGCAAGAAATGAAGTGTTCAAGGTGTTTGGAGACAAGAATCCAACATTGGAAGGCCTTCCAAAATTAAGAACG ATGATGATCATCATCAATGAATGTCTGAGGCTATATCCACCGGCAATGTCAGTAGCACGACGAGTAGAGAAGGAAGTGAGACTAGGAAGCATGGTGGTTCCAACGACGATTATGCTTACAATTCCAACAGTAGCAGTTCATCATGACACGGCGTTTTGGGGAGAAGACGCACATGAATTCAAACCAGAAAGATTTTCAGAAGGGGTGGGGAAAGCGACCGAAAGCAACTTGGCTGCGTATATCCCATTTGGATTGGGGCCTCGAAGTTGCGTGGGGATGAACTTTGCAATGAATGAGGCCAAAATTGCAATGTCAATGATTCTACAAAGATACTCCTTTAGCCTGTCGCCGGCCTATGCACACATGCCGGT